The following are from one region of the Littorina saxatilis isolate snail1 linkage group LG4, US_GU_Lsax_2.0, whole genome shotgun sequence genome:
- the LOC138963553 gene encoding acanthoscurrin-1-like, producing the protein MKVVAALLVLMALAACTSADYYQGGGRGGFNNFGGGFNNFGGGFGNFGGGRLGGGFGRGGYGGGFSNFGGGFNKGYGGYGLGGGFGGLSGGIGGLSGGIGGLSGGIGGLSGGIGGLNGGIGGLIGGFNGGFNGGFNGGFNHGYGGKHIGKGYY; encoded by the exons ATGAAGGTCGTCGCTGCACTGCTTGTACTGATGGCTCTGGCCGCCTGCACCTCTGCCGACTACTACCAGGGCGGCGGTCGCGGCGGTTTCAATAACTTCGGAGGCGGTTTCAATAACTTCGGAGGCGGTTTCGGAAACTTCGGAGGCGGTCGGCTGGGCGGCGGTTTCGGCCGAGGTGGCTACGGAGGTGGCTTCTCCAACTTTGGCGGCGGATTCAACAAGGGATACG GCGGCTACGGATTGGGTGGCGGATTCGGTGGACTCAGCGGCGGAATCGGTGGACTCAGCGGCGGAATCGGTGGACTCAGCGGCGGAATCGGTGGACTCAGCGGCGGAATCGGTGGACTCAACGGCGGAATCGGTGGACTCATCGGTGGATTCAACGGTGGATTCAACGGTGGATTCAACGGTGGATTCAACCATGGATACGGCGGCAAACACATCGGCAAAGGATATTATTGA